One segment of Gloeocapsa sp. PCC 7428 DNA contains the following:
- a CDS encoding IS630 family transposase, producing MLVWVAHSVLSWSGRGKIRFFCGDETRLGLKTLGGRRITTRGIKPIGQVQWQFEATYFYGVVEPQTGESFFYEFTHLNTDCFQVFLNLVSQQFTDDVLIIQFDNGAFHKAKRLQVPHNIILMFQPPHCPESNPIEQVWQYLKRQMRWTLPNNLEQLRQLLKEQLEKLTTEMIASITSRQSILAALSVAGL from the coding sequence ATGCTGGTCTGGGTAGCTCACTCAGTCTTGAGTTGGAGTGGCAGGGGCAAAATTAGATTTTTCTGTGGTGATGAAACACGTTTAGGACTTAAGACTTTGGGTGGACGTAGAATCACCACTCGCGGCATCAAGCCGATAGGACAAGTGCAGTGGCAGTTTGAGGCAACCTACTTCTATGGTGTTGTTGAACCACAAACGGGTGAATCCTTCTTCTATGAGTTTACGCACCTCAACACCGACTGTTTTCAAGTGTTCTTGAATCTTGTTTCACAGCAATTTACAGATGATGTATTGATTATTCAATTTGATAATGGAGCTTTTCATAAAGCCAAGCGTTTACAAGTTCCACACAACATAATCTTGATGTTTCAACCACCCCATTGTCCTGAATCAAACCCGATTGAACAGGTTTGGCAATATCTTAAGCGCCAGATGCGTTGGACGTTACCCAACAACTTGGAGCAGTTGCGCCAACTGTTGAAAGAGCAGCTAGAAAAACTGACAACAGAAATGATTGCTTCTATCACTAGTAGGCAATCAATCCTAGCCGCCTTATCTGTAGCTGGGCTTTAG